A genomic stretch from Corynebacterium faecale includes:
- a CDS encoding phosphotriesterase, whose product MPDNTLVVNTVLGPVPADQLGYTEVHASLLSVVPGAEYAPDITINRAEVFEILRDKLTAFHNAGGRTIVDASGMFHGRNLTIALPILENLATATGVNIIASTGMGPEDMLGGYFLTPQTNPPTPWPAEKFADLFTKEITEGMVVPRVERRAPAGLIVTLSTEAGMTATDESLLRGAVRTSLATGVAVSHTFGADPLAEIDIALDEGIAPERLVLRGIGRREAPVSDIAARGVWLGIDGAGQPALVKELIDAGHVHRIILSSGAVGVAKGHDAPEAEFTTVLTDIVPELLAAGISQADITQITDTNPRELLAVR is encoded by the coding sequence ATGCCTGACAACACTCTTGTGGTCAACACAGTCCTCGGACCTGTTCCGGCAGATCAGCTCGGCTACACAGAGGTGCACGCATCGTTGCTGTCTGTGGTTCCCGGCGCGGAATACGCACCCGATATCACCATCAACCGCGCAGAGGTGTTCGAGATCCTCCGCGACAAACTCACCGCCTTCCACAACGCCGGCGGACGGACCATCGTGGATGCCTCCGGCATGTTCCATGGCCGCAACCTGACCATCGCACTCCCCATTCTGGAGAATCTGGCCACCGCCACCGGAGTCAACATCATCGCCTCCACCGGCATGGGCCCAGAGGACATGCTGGGCGGTTATTTCCTCACCCCGCAGACCAATCCCCCCACCCCGTGGCCAGCAGAGAAGTTCGCTGATCTGTTCACCAAGGAGATCACCGAAGGCATGGTGGTCCCCCGCGTGGAGCGTCGCGCCCCGGCTGGCCTGATCGTCACCCTCTCCACAGAGGCAGGCATGACCGCCACGGACGAAAGTCTCCTGCGCGGTGCAGTCCGTACCTCCCTGGCCACCGGTGTCGCCGTGTCCCACACCTTCGGTGCTGATCCACTGGCAGAGATCGATATCGCCCTCGACGAGGGCATCGCGCCGGAACGACTGGTGCTCCGGGGAATCGGGCGTCGAGAAGCGCCTGTCTCTGACATCGCCGCACGCGGCGTCTGGCTGGGCATCGACGGCGCCGGGCAGCCGGCGCTGGTCAAAGAGCTTATCGACGCAGGACACGTGCACCGCATCATCTTAAGCTCCGGAGCCGTCGGCGTGGCCAAGGGCCATGACGCACCGGAAGCCGAGTTCACCACCGTGCTCACCGATATCGTCCCCGAGCTGCTGGCAGCAGGTATCTCACAGGCTGACATCACCCAGATCACTGACACCAACCCCCGCGAACTGCTCGCGGTCCGATAA
- a CDS encoding GntR family transcriptional regulator, which produces MTTAQSELDPTTGVPLYRQIKEILRAEISGGVVDASTPMTEAQLLDRFGVSRAPIRQALRELADEGYVYRKQGKGTFPVPGRRIDRAANVRPGALYQHLTEQGLKTSTAVSAISRVIPPEPVQVRLSLDGDEQLLHFVRLIWVEDTPVAHSRIFLRVPAEFNPSREDLEAGSSAFELLERQFGITLTQSDNEAWATAATEETADHLGVAVGSPLLAIETIFITTGGAPAGYRLAMHRSDEFKYHFITAS; this is translated from the coding sequence ATGACTACAGCCCAGAGTGAGCTGGACCCCACCACCGGGGTTCCCCTCTACCGGCAGATCAAGGAGATTCTGCGTGCAGAGATCTCCGGCGGCGTGGTGGATGCCAGCACTCCCATGACCGAGGCGCAGCTATTGGACCGTTTCGGGGTCAGTCGCGCACCCATCCGACAGGCACTACGTGAGTTGGCGGATGAGGGATACGTCTACCGCAAACAGGGCAAGGGCACGTTCCCGGTGCCGGGTCGCCGGATCGACCGAGCCGCTAACGTCCGGCCCGGTGCCCTCTATCAGCACCTCACGGAGCAGGGACTGAAAACCTCCACGGCCGTGTCCGCGATCAGCCGGGTGATCCCACCGGAACCCGTCCAGGTGCGGCTCAGTCTTGACGGCGATGAACAACTCCTGCACTTCGTCCGTCTCATCTGGGTGGAGGACACCCCCGTGGCACATTCACGGATCTTCCTGCGGGTGCCGGCGGAGTTTAATCCCAGCCGGGAGGATCTGGAGGCCGGTTCGTCCGCGTTTGAACTCCTCGAGCGGCAATTCGGAATCACGCTCACCCAGTCCGACAACGAAGCCTGGGCCACCGCAGCCACCGAAGAGACCGCTGATCACCTCGGGGTGGCGGTGGGTAGCCCACTGCTGGCAATCGAGACGATTTTCATCACCACGGGTGGTGCTCCAGCGGGTTACCGTCTGGCCATGCACCGCTCCGATGAGTTCAAATACCACTTCATCACCGCGAGTTAA
- a CDS encoding MFS transporter — MVLGLLWFAIVLDGFDLVVLGATIPAMLQDPSWDLDAARATQISTLGLVGMMIGALTIGFLTDKLGRRRVMIFSVAVFSIFTLLLAFTSDITLFTLWRFIAGVGLGGALPTAIAMVTEFRPGTKAGSASTTLMTGYHVGAVATAFLGILLIEPLGWHSMFITGAVPGLILLPLLYFFLPESPQYLMARGEVEKASEIATAYGLTLDDDLDREHEQEISESASLSALFKPSFRRNTLAIWGTSFMGLLLVYGLNTWLPQIMRQADYDMGNSLGFLMVLNIGAVVGLLIAGRVADAHTPRKTALLWFVISAVFLALLAVRMPLLGLYVVVFMTGVFVFSSQVLIYAFTGENHPSQIRATAMGFSAGIGRLGAISGPLLGGILVGMGIAYPWGFFAFAAVGLLGALIFSTSTTLRKRGTSNTVVHTPVS, encoded by the coding sequence GTGGTACTCGGATTACTCTGGTTCGCCATCGTCCTTGATGGTTTTGACCTTGTTGTCCTCGGCGCCACGATCCCGGCCATGCTCCAGGACCCCTCCTGGGATCTTGATGCCGCCCGCGCCACCCAGATCTCCACCCTCGGACTGGTGGGCATGATGATCGGCGCGCTCACCATCGGCTTCCTCACAGACAAGCTGGGGCGTCGACGCGTGATGATCTTCTCCGTGGCGGTCTTCTCCATCTTCACCCTGCTGCTGGCCTTCACCTCTGACATCACCCTGTTCACCTTGTGGCGTTTCATCGCCGGTGTGGGTCTGGGTGGAGCCCTGCCCACGGCGATCGCCATGGTTACTGAGTTCCGCCCCGGCACCAAGGCTGGATCCGCCTCCACGACCTTGATGACCGGTTACCACGTGGGCGCCGTGGCCACCGCCTTCCTGGGCATCCTGCTCATCGAACCCCTGGGCTGGCACTCCATGTTCATCACCGGTGCAGTTCCCGGTCTGATCCTGCTGCCGTTGCTCTACTTCTTCCTCCCGGAATCACCCCAGTACCTGATGGCCAGAGGAGAAGTGGAGAAGGCATCGGAGATCGCCACCGCGTATGGCCTGACACTGGATGATGATCTTGACCGTGAACACGAACAGGAGATCAGCGAATCCGCCTCCCTGTCCGCACTGTTCAAGCCGAGTTTCCGCCGGAACACCCTGGCCATCTGGGGCACCTCCTTCATGGGCCTGCTCCTGGTTTACGGACTCAACACCTGGCTCCCTCAGATCATGCGCCAGGCTGATTACGACATGGGTAATTCCCTCGGCTTCCTGATGGTGCTCAACATCGGCGCCGTGGTCGGCCTGCTCATCGCGGGCAGGGTCGCAGACGCCCACACCCCACGCAAGACCGCCCTGCTCTGGTTTGTCATCTCCGCGGTATTCCTGGCGCTGCTGGCTGTCCGCATGCCCCTGCTGGGCCTGTACGTGGTGGTCTTCATGACCGGCGTGTTCGTCTTCAGTTCCCAGGTGCTCATCTACGCCTTCACCGGGGAGAACCACCCCTCCCAGATCCGCGCCACCGCGATGGGCTTCTCCGCAGGTATCGGTCGTCTGGGTGCCATCTCCGGCCCGCTGCTCGGCGGCATCCTGGTCGGCATGGGCATCGCCTACCCCTGGGGCTTCTTCGCCTTCGCCGCGGTGGGCCTGCTGGGAGCACTGATCTTCTCCACGTCCACCACCCTGCGCAAGCGCGGAACCTCGAACACGGTGGTGCACACACCGGTGTCCTGA
- a CDS encoding 4-hydroxybenzoate 3-monooxygenase: protein MNHVPVAIIGAGPAGLTLAHLLHLQGIESVVFESRTRQAVEETVRAGILEQGTLNLMRETGVGERMEREADHDEAIDIAINGENIRIPLTELTGHKVAIYPQHEYLKDFIAKRISDGGELLFETTVDSVENYQGDGPATITYTDADGTTHQLSADYVVAADGSSSPSRSLVTADGGIRARHEYPYAWFGILVEAPKTQKELIYATHPEGFALISTRTDTVQRYYLQCDPEDTPDMWPDDRIWEQLHLRADSPGITVSEGKIFDKAVLRFRSAVTEPMQKGRLFLAGDAAHTVPPTGAKGLNLAVADVSVLAPGLTRAIKRNDTGLLDDYSKLAVPRIWKAQHFSFWMSSMLHAVPGEDHFATQRRFAELRSVLDSEAGQRYLAEQYVGRDLPRFDY, encoded by the coding sequence CCAGTAGCCATCATCGGTGCTGGACCGGCCGGTCTCACCCTCGCCCATCTGCTGCACCTGCAGGGTATTGAATCGGTGGTGTTTGAAAGCCGCACCCGCCAGGCTGTGGAGGAGACGGTGCGGGCAGGAATTCTGGAGCAGGGCACCTTGAATCTCATGCGGGAAACCGGCGTGGGCGAACGCATGGAACGCGAAGCTGACCATGACGAGGCCATCGACATCGCCATCAACGGTGAGAACATCCGCATCCCCCTGACGGAACTGACCGGCCACAAGGTGGCCATCTACCCGCAGCATGAGTACCTCAAGGACTTCATTGCCAAGCGCATCTCCGACGGAGGGGAACTGCTCTTTGAAACCACCGTGGATTCCGTGGAGAACTACCAGGGCGATGGCCCGGCGACCATCACCTACACCGATGCAGACGGCACCACCCACCAGCTGAGCGCTGATTATGTGGTCGCCGCCGATGGTTCCAGTTCCCCCTCCCGCTCACTGGTCACCGCTGATGGTGGCATCCGCGCCCGCCATGAATACCCGTATGCATGGTTCGGCATCCTCGTGGAGGCTCCGAAGACCCAGAAGGAACTCATCTACGCCACCCACCCCGAGGGTTTCGCGCTGATCTCCACCCGCACCGACACTGTGCAGCGTTACTACCTGCAGTGCGATCCGGAAGACACTCCCGACATGTGGCCGGATGACCGCATCTGGGAGCAGCTGCACCTGCGCGCTGACTCCCCCGGCATCACCGTCTCAGAGGGAAAGATCTTTGACAAGGCCGTGCTGCGTTTCCGCTCCGCGGTGACCGAACCCATGCAGAAGGGTCGACTGTTCCTGGCCGGCGATGCCGCGCACACCGTCCCGCCCACCGGGGCCAAGGGGCTCAACCTGGCGGTGGCCGATGTGTCCGTGCTCGCACCGGGCCTGACCCGTGCCATCAAGCGTAATGACACCGGTCTGCTCGATGACTACAGCAAGCTCGCTGTCCCGCGCATCTGGAAGGCGCAGCACTTCTCCTTCTGGATGAGCTCGATGCTCCACGCGGTTCCCGGCGAGGACCACTTCGCCACCCAGCGCCGCTTCGCCGAGCTCCGTTCCGTTCTGGACTCCGAAGCTGGCCAGCGTTACCTGGCTGAACAGTATGTCGGGCGCGATCTGCCCCGATTCGACTACTGA